In Coffea eugenioides isolate CCC68of chromosome 4, Ceug_1.0, whole genome shotgun sequence, the genomic stretch AGCAGTAGAATAGAACTTAAAAACTGCAGCAAATCATGATCAAGGTTCCTGATATAGAAGATTTTTTAAGTTTTCATATACCAAAACATGCCAAAATATAATTCAAAACCAAATCAATTACCTCGATTGAGAAGTCTTGTCTTGTGTGCCTAAATCCAAAGATCTGTTGAATGGAGAAGATATATTGGGAACTGAACCGGGGAAGTTGCCTGGGGAGTGCACCTCATCAAATCCTTTGTTGTTCCTTTGCATATCAGCTGATTGCCCCTATAAATCAATATTATCCAATTTAGCATGTGTGGCAATTAACACATGTATTACTCATGACTAAAGTGTAATATATTCACCTTTTCTGTGTCAACTGAATTTTTCGGCACCTGACTGAATAACTTTGACTGCCCAAAATGAGACGCCGGCTGTGAATGGATTGGCTTTTTTGATCCACAAGGAAGTTCAACATCATCATCCAAGTTTCCCATGGGATGAAATTGAAACTTCCGAGAAGTCAGATTTTTCCTAGCCATTTGATTGGATGACTTTTGATTGCCAGCAGACAAAGTCCTTGAATCAATAGCATCTGCAGCAGCATTTTCCTTTTGACCACCAGCGGAAGTATGGTGGGACATATTAGAGCGGTAGCTGTCGTTAGAGTTCTCCTGTTTATCACTATTCTCCATATCATGCCCTCTACCTTCCTCCTTACTAGAGCAAATCTTATTCCCATGCTGTGAACCTCCTAGAACTTCACCAGCTTTATAATTAACCAATGGATCAGCATTTTTCCAAGAATTGAGATGATAACTGTTTGGAAGAAACTGACTACTTCCCTCACCAGCCCTTATGGTACTTGAATCCGATAATGCAGCAGCATTATTTGATCGAAAGCCCTCTTTATTCAATTGGGAACTTCTCAAGGCAGATTTTACCTGCTCCATTTCAGATGCTGCATCACGACCAGAATGAGAGTTAAACAGGGCTCCACCATCAACCACTTCCCTATGCATAGTTTGCTTATGATCATTGCTTTGAGAATGTTGCAATGAGTTTTCAGTCCCTTGAACAGTTACTCCCGCATCTTCATAGGGTGTTATGGACCCAAAAACATTCCAGCCGTTTGGTTTATTTAACAGTTGTCTAGATGCACTGCTCTCAGCATCAAGAGAATGAGATAAATTTCCATGCAATTGACTCCCTTCAGCACCAGACTTCAGAACTGGAATACCATTTGACCACCTTCCACCATCTGCAGAGGATTGATCAAGtccttgagaaggatttgcctgCAGTCTTTGAGCAGTTTCATATGAAAATTTGCGTTCAAATTGCTGGAATCCCAGGGCATTCTGATAGTTTTTCACCATGTTTGAGTCACCTGATGGAGGAGCGGTTCCTGAAGCAAAAGATGATGCCATGGGCAAATGGTCATTGGCCAAAGGTGTCTGCAGCTTCCTACCATCATCACATGACAGTACATGCTGATTCCCTGAAGGAATATCATTATTTTGAAACGTTAAACCACTCCATTCTTCTTGTAACCCAGTGTCACTACCAGAAGTTTCTGCAACAGCAGACTGCATAAGAGCACTCCAAGTGCCACTTTGAATGGAAGAAAATCCACTCAATCCTGCACCATCGAACGGATTAGAGCCCTCTGCCCCCATGTTAGGGCCCTTTCCAAAGGCAGCCCAGATATCATCTGAACCATACAAAATCCGCTCTTCTGTAGGATCTAAGGTAACATCATCCCTTGAAGCAATATCTTGTCTCTCTGTTTTTCCCTGCAAGGTCTCAGGTGGAACCAGTTGTTCCTGCCTCCGACGGAATTCCCCTGTCTGTTCATTTCTCTGCATGGAGTTCGCTTGGTGGACATTCTCCATATCTATTCCACTACCTAAAGCTTGACCAGAACCATGTCCAAAAGAATTTTCAGCTTGAAATCTCTGCCTAGCAATTGAATTCCTATCGTGCATACTAACTTGACCAGGAAATGCTGTATACTGGTTACCAGGAAGAGAGTTACCAAAGCTTACTTGTTGCTGAGCTGAAGGTTTTTCTGTCACCATCTGAGGATATTGATTTAGACTGCCTCTGGAGCTAGATATAGGAACTCCATAAAGAGATTGTTCAACCTGTTGAGGAACTAAATCTACCATTCGCTGTGTCTGACCTTGATTGGGTGAAAAAACAAGTCCATTTGAGGATCCTTGCATAGCTGGTGGATGCTGCTGCACCCAGTTTGCATTACCAAACTCACTTGCCCAATGGTAACCCAATGCATCAGAGTTGACAGCACTGCTAATCAGAGGAGTGGGTTGGCTACCAGATGACTGTTTGGCAAAGGGAGGCATCTGATTAAGTAGACCCTGCTGCCTTGCATCCATTTGCTGAAGTTGCTGCTGCCTTTGAAGCTCCTGCATCCTCATGAGCATAAATTGCTGCACTTGGATATCATTTGGCCCAGGCGACTGATGCTGCAAAGACTGCAGCATACTTAATTGCTGATGGTTCATCTGCTGTTGACCACCAAAAAAGTCAAAACCTACAGGGGGTCCAGACGTATCGGACCTAACTGAAGATTTTCCTTGATTTTCAGGAGCACTAACTTGTTGTGATCCTATAGTTCTCGAGGTTAGATTACGCTGATCGGAACTTGTATCCATTGACAGAAAATTTGTTTCATCTTGCCTCGTCTGGTAGAACTGATTGCCATACATGACATTGAAATTTGGTTGATGGCTTTGCGTCTGACTCTTACCAAATTCAGGCCTTGGAGATGATAGAGCAAAGGTCAAGCCATGTGATCCATGGAATGGGTTACCAACCTGTCCTCTATCACTACCTGctcacgaaaaaaaaaaaaaacatatgtCCAATTGGCTATTAGAGAATCATCCAAAGAAGTTAGAAATCAACTATGGACAAAAGCCAAAAAGACAGGCATTTATAAGCAATTGAGGAAAACTATAGTAGCTTAgggaaaaagtcaaaataaagtCATTCAAGCAGTCAATCTACTACTACCTGATTGCTGTAGATTGTAGTTTTTTGTGGTGGTACTTATTAGACCAACTTGTCTCTGGCTTCCAGGCCACAAATTACTACTTAAGACAGACCAATTCCCATCCAGAGCTTGTGTATGATTCTGTCCCTGGGGCAAATTATCTTGTGCAAAAAAATTGTGAACTCTATCTCCAACTTCGTTGCCAGGCATAGATGATTAGAACCCAAAATCCTCGCACTTAGTGTGCTCGGCataaatcaacaaaataatgaTCTAACAAGAGTTTCAAGAATACTTCTCTATTACTCTGCTTATGTTGCAGCAAATAAttcatcaaaataaaaaataaagcttCATGACTGTTGTCCAAACCCAAGCATCAATCCGCAATCAATTTTCCAGCCTCAAAATGTCCTGACAAAAATCAGCCCATTTTTTTCATAAACACTAGACATGTTAAAAATTGACCAAAGAACATTAGAAAGACAATATAACCAACAAAGCAAACAAGAATGAAAAGATGCATGATTCATTGAAAATACAAATTTGACACTAGAATTTGAAAATACAATTTCAGAAAAAGAATAGGAGAAATATAATCAGAGTTGTCTTGCATGATTCAGACCTTTGCAAAATAGCTTTTATGCTCTGTCCTCATAACAAAGTGCAATATACTGGTATCGAAGGTCCAGAAAAGGTGAAAAACCTACTTAAAATGATGAAATCTATCTTGCTGCTAAGCAGAGCAAGCGTGTATTCCAAGATTCCATGCTCAAGTTCTAGAAAAATTTATGCTCATCCTGTACAGCTGACACCATAATCAAAGTTGCACATTCTAAATATATCCAAGCTTCATGATGAGGAGATACATGACCATCTCCAGCCACTACTTTTCTCCTAATTAAATAGCTACTCAACACCTCCATCATCATACACGTGCTTGCAAGCTTTCCCAACCTACTTGTAGTTCCATTACATTTAAAGAAAGTCATAAATCCAAGCATCATCACTCCCATGTCAAGCAAATTACATGATCCACTTGTTTACGTCACCACAAATAAATCAATCCATTGTGGCACTTCACCACACAACTATTGGTATATTACCAGACTAAAACAAAGGTGCTAGTTCCCATTATGAACCCTCATCTCTTCTCATGTGTACACTGCTATGTTCAATAATCTGCAACATCTACTACAATAAAATAGATAACTAAAAGTCTATACTAGCAATAAATACTAGGAAATGGATTGGATTCATCAAATCTAAATTACACGTGTCGTAAATGCAGCAAATTTTATGAGGTATTT encodes the following:
- the LOC113767666 gene encoding uncharacterized protein LOC113767666 isoform X2, coding for MPGNEVGDRVHNFFAQDNLPQGQNHTQALDGNWSVLSSNLWPGSQRQVGLISTTTKNYNLQQSGSDRGQVGNPFHGSHGLTFALSSPRPEFGKSQTQSHQPNFNVMYGNQFYQTRQDETNFLSMDTSSDQRNLTSRTIGSQQVSAPENQGKSSVRSDTSGPPVGFDFFGGQQQMNHQQLSMLQSLQHQSPGPNDIQVQQFMLMRMQELQRQQQLQQMDARQQGLLNQMPPFAKQSSGSQPTPLISSAVNSDALGYHWASEFGNANWVQQHPPAMQGSSNGLVFSPNQGQTQRMVDLVPQQVEQSLYGVPISSSRGSLNQYPQMVTEKPSAQQQVSFGNSLPGNQYTAFPGQVSMHDRNSIARQRFQAENSFGHGSGQALGSGIDMENVHQANSMQRNEQTGEFRRRQEQLVPPETLQGKTERQDIASRDDVTLDPTEERILYGSDDIWAAFGKGPNMGAEGSNPFDGAGLSGFSSIQSGTWSALMQSAVAETSGSDTGLQEEWSGLTFQNNDIPSGNQHVLSCDDGRKLQTPLANDHLPMASSFASGTAPPSGDSNMVKNYQNALGFQQFERKFSYETAQRLQANPSQGLDQSSADGGRWSNGIPVLKSGAEGSQLHGNLSHSLDAESSASRQLLNKPNGWNVFGSITPYEDAGVTVQGTENSLQHSQSNDHKQTMHREVVDGGALFNSHSGRDAASEMEQVKSALRSSQLNKEGFRSNNAAALSDSSTIRAGEGSSQFLPNSYHLNSWKNADPLVNYKAGEVLGGSQHGNKICSSKEEGRGHDMENSDKQENSNDSYRSNMSHHTSAGGQKENAAADAIDSRTLSAGNQKSSNQMARKNLTSRKFQFHPMGNLDDDVELPCGSKKPIHSQPASHFGQSKLFSQVPKNSVDTEKGQSADMQRNNKGFDEVHSPGNFPGSVPNISSPFNRSLDLGTQDKTSQSSRNMLELLHKVDQSREHAAMMHAIASEPNAASETAQAENSDGSVSRLQRSQSSNSQGFGLQLGPPMQRLPIPSQSLSSQNSLQGVSSLLLTTHAASEIGQKGQAPLVPSSFVQSMPSSSERSLGENNRAGVPGQTGSQSSPYNMTGNFSSPFNSGFPHSRGQLQIQEIAWASGQLSRSSQSLETSFPNEAASIPQGNFVLSGTKQISTNILPGKILATQVSAGKPVLVSQPSTVSNTSLQGTSSKALPNMWSNVTAAQHLLGAQFRKVSSQFPQSNQTNVGNLTSASLNQCDQDGKQGNLQSEFGANCVNAQGFRSEEEQLTKERASQQPSSENMNLVQKMNESQGKEPIVRTLSDGSAANSVSTQRDIEAFGRSLKPNNLLQQNYSLLNQMQAMKSADDDPSTRVLKRMKGSDNGLGGQLVPPIAGQSNDLTAVVGDALVPRKTLPSVDPTMLSFSAPENSMERNLASEHGNIASQSVLAFSRDGSQSSNSAASTKIDHSKISPQMAPSWFNQYGTFKNGQILPMYDARKPVIFKTGEQPFTLGKSSSGLHTLNSMEPSSAAAVETNQVGSIRHTATPSLAAEYLSSHILPSIASGQHPVISKTKKRKSATYELNPWHKEVSQGSRCLKNISMAEIGWAKAANRLVDKVEDDVELMEDGSLMLKPKRRLILTAQLMQKLLRPPPAAILSLDANLEYESVGYSISRLALGDACSLVSLANDKSNMLRDSINRDIDECRTSESVEDQLLLKVMDDFTARARRLEDEFLRLDKRVSVLDLVVECQDLEKFSVINRFAKFHGRGQADNNEAASSSNAAANTQKPHPQRYVTALPLPRNLPTRVQCCSL
- the LOC113767666 gene encoding uncharacterized protein LOC113767666 isoform X3, which codes for MPGNEVGDRVHNFFAQDNLPQGQNHTQALDGNWSVLSSNLWPGSQRQVGLISTTTKNYNLQQSGSSDRGQVGNPFHGSHGLTFALSSPRPEFGKSQTQSHQPNFNVMYGNQFYQTRQDETNFLSMDTSSDQRNLTSRTIGSQQVSAPENQGKSSVRSDTSGPPVGFDFFGGQQQMNHQQLSMLQSLQHQSPGPNDIQVQQFMLMRMQELQRQQQLQQMDARQQGLLNQMPPFAKQSSGSQPTPLISSAVNSDALGYHWASEFGNANWVQQHPPAMQGSSNGLVFSPNQGQTQRMVDLVPQQVEQSLYGVPISSSRGSLNQYPQMVTEKPSAQQQVSFGNSLPGNQYTAFPGQVSMHDRNSIARQRFQAENSFGHGSGQALGSGIDMENVHQANSMQRNEQTGEFRRRQEQLVPPETLQGKTERQDIASRDDVTLDPTEERILYGSDDIWAAFGKGPNMGAEGSNPFDGAGLSGFSSIQSGTWSALMQSAVAETSGSDTGLQEEWSGLTFQNNDIPSGNQHVLSCDDGRKLQTPLANDHLPMASSFASGTAPPSGDSNMVKNYQNALGFQQFERKFSYETAQRLQANPSQGLDQSSADGGRWSNGIPVLKSGAEGSQLHGNLSHSLDAESSASRQLLNKPNGWNVFGSITPYEDAGVTVQGTENSLQHSQSNDHKQTMHREVVDGGALFNSHSGRDAASEMEQVKSALRSSQLNKEGFRSNNAAALSDSSTIRAGEGSSQFLPNSYHLNSWKNADPLVNYKAGEVLGGSQHGNKICSSKEEGRGHDMENSDKQENSNDSYRSNMSHHTSAGGQKENAAADAIDSRTLSAGNQKSSNQMARKNLTSRKFQFHPMGNLDDDVELPCGSKKPIHSQPASHFGQSKLFSQVPKNSVDTEKGQSADMQRNNKGFDEVHSPGNFPGSVPNISSPFNRSLDLGTQDKTSQSSRNMLELLHKVDQSREHAAMMHAIASEPNAASETAQAENSDGSVSRLQRSQSSNSQGFGLQLGPPMQRLPIPSQSLSSQNSLQGVSSLLLTTHAASEIGQKGQAPLVPSSFVQSMPSSSERSLGENNRAGVPGQTGSQSSPYNMTGNFSSPFNSGFPHSRGQLQIQEIAWASGQLSRSSQSLETSFPNEAASIPQGNFVLSGTKQISTNILPGKILATQVSAGKPVLVSQPSTVSNTSLQGTSSKALPNMWSNVTAAQHLLGAQFRKVSSQFPQSNQTNVGNLTSASLNQCDQDGKQGNLQSEFGANCVNAQGFRSEEEQLTKERASQQPSSENMNLVQKMNESQGKEPIVRTLSDGSAANSVSTQRDIEAFGRSLKPNNLLQQNYSLLNQMQAMKSADDDPSTRVLKRMKGSDNGLGGQLVPPIAGQSNDLTAVVGDALVPRKTLPSVDPTMLSFSAPENSMERNLASEHGNIASQSVLAFSRDGSQSSNSAASTKIDHSKISPQMAPSWFNQYGTFKNGQILPMYDARKPVIFKTGEQPFTLGKSSSGLHTLNSMEPSSAAAVETNQVGSIRHTATPSLAAEYLSSHILPSIASGQHPVISKTKKRKSATYELNPWHKEVSQGSRCLKNISMAEIGWAKAANRLVDKVEDDVELMEDGSLMLKPKRRLILTAQLMQKLLRPPPAAILSLDANLEYESVGYSISRLALGDACSLVSLANDKSNMLRDSINRTSESVEDQLLLKVMDDFTARARRLEDEFLRLDKRVSVLDLVVECQDLEKFSVINRFAKFHGRGQADNNEAASSSNAAANTQKPHPQRYVTALPLPRNLPTRVQCCSL
- the LOC113767666 gene encoding uncharacterized protein LOC113767666 isoform X1, producing MPGNEVGDRVHNFFAQDNLPQGQNHTQALDGNWSVLSSNLWPGSQRQVGLISTTTKNYNLQQSGSSDRGQVGNPFHGSHGLTFALSSPRPEFGKSQTQSHQPNFNVMYGNQFYQTRQDETNFLSMDTSSDQRNLTSRTIGSQQVSAPENQGKSSVRSDTSGPPVGFDFFGGQQQMNHQQLSMLQSLQHQSPGPNDIQVQQFMLMRMQELQRQQQLQQMDARQQGLLNQMPPFAKQSSGSQPTPLISSAVNSDALGYHWASEFGNANWVQQHPPAMQGSSNGLVFSPNQGQTQRMVDLVPQQVEQSLYGVPISSSRGSLNQYPQMVTEKPSAQQQVSFGNSLPGNQYTAFPGQVSMHDRNSIARQRFQAENSFGHGSGQALGSGIDMENVHQANSMQRNEQTGEFRRRQEQLVPPETLQGKTERQDIASRDDVTLDPTEERILYGSDDIWAAFGKGPNMGAEGSNPFDGAGLSGFSSIQSGTWSALMQSAVAETSGSDTGLQEEWSGLTFQNNDIPSGNQHVLSCDDGRKLQTPLANDHLPMASSFASGTAPPSGDSNMVKNYQNALGFQQFERKFSYETAQRLQANPSQGLDQSSADGGRWSNGIPVLKSGAEGSQLHGNLSHSLDAESSASRQLLNKPNGWNVFGSITPYEDAGVTVQGTENSLQHSQSNDHKQTMHREVVDGGALFNSHSGRDAASEMEQVKSALRSSQLNKEGFRSNNAAALSDSSTIRAGEGSSQFLPNSYHLNSWKNADPLVNYKAGEVLGGSQHGNKICSSKEEGRGHDMENSDKQENSNDSYRSNMSHHTSAGGQKENAAADAIDSRTLSAGNQKSSNQMARKNLTSRKFQFHPMGNLDDDVELPCGSKKPIHSQPASHFGQSKLFSQVPKNSVDTEKGQSADMQRNNKGFDEVHSPGNFPGSVPNISSPFNRSLDLGTQDKTSQSSRNMLELLHKVDQSREHAAMMHAIASEPNAASETAQAENSDGSVSRLQRSQSSNSQGFGLQLGPPMQRLPIPSQSLSSQNSLQGVSSLLLTTHAASEIGQKGQAPLVPSSFVQSMPSSSERSLGENNRAGVPGQTGSQSSPYNMTGNFSSPFNSGFPHSRGQLQIQEIAWASGQLSRSSQSLETSFPNEAASIPQGNFVLSGTKQISTNILPGKILATQVSAGKPVLVSQPSTVSNTSLQGTSSKALPNMWSNVTAAQHLLGAQFRKVSSQFPQSNQTNVGNLTSASLNQCDQDGKQGNLQSEFGANCVNAQGFRSEEEQLTKERASQQPSSENMNLVQKMNESQGKEPIVRTLSDGSAANSVSTQRDIEAFGRSLKPNNLLQQNYSLLNQMQAMKSADDDPSTRVLKRMKGSDNGLGGQLVPPIAGQSNDLTAVVGDALVPRKTLPSVDPTMLSFSAPENSMERNLASEHGNIASQSVLAFSRDGSQSSNSAASTKIDHSKISPQMAPSWFNQYGTFKNGQILPMYDARKPVIFKTGEQPFTLGKSSSGLHTLNSMEPSSAAAVETNQVGSIRHTATPSLAAEYLSSHILPSIASGQHPVISKTKKRKSATYELNPWHKEVSQGSRCLKNISMAEIGWAKAANRLVDKVEDDVELMEDGSLMLKPKRRLILTAQLMQKLLRPPPAAILSLDANLEYESVGYSISRLALGDACSLVSLANDKSNMLRDSINRDIDECRTSESVEDQLLLKVMDDFTARARRLEDEFLRLDKRVSVLDLVVECQDLEKFSVINRFAKFHGRGQADNNEAASSSNAAANTQKPHPQRYVTALPLPRNLPTRVQCCSL